AACGGGCGCATGCGCGCCTCGTACCGGTCGTGGGCGTCCGCGCCGCCGGCGCCGAGCTCCTCGGCGAGCACGTACGCGCCCACCAGCGCCAGGCTGGTGCCCTGCCCGGACAGCGGCGAGGCGCAGTAACCGGCGTCGCCCACCAGCGCGACCCGCCCCTTGGTCCAGCGCTCCATCTTCACCTGCGCCATGGAGTCGAAGTAGAAGTCGTCGGCCTTCCACATGGCCTCCAGCAGCCTGTCCGCCTCCCAGACCCCGGCGCAGTGCTCCTGGATGAGCCGCTTCTGCTGCTCGACGTCGCGATAGTCGTAGTCGAGCACGCCGGACCTGAAGCCGAGGTTGACCCGCATCTCGGCCGGGTCGCGGTCGCTGAACAGCGCGCCGCCCGCCTCGCCCGCGTTGAACCAGGTCTGCCAGTGGTCGAGGCCGAGGAAGTTCTCGGCGGTGTAGATGGAGACGTAGGTGCCGAGGTGGTGCAGGAACTGCTGCTCGGGGCCGAAGGCGAGCCTGCGCACGTTGGAGTGCAGGCCGTCGGCGCCGATGACGTGGTCGTAGCGGTCGTGCCGGCCGCTGTCGAACGTCACCTCGCCGTCCTCGCCCAGGGTGGCGATGGAGTCGCCGTAGAGGTAGCGGGCGGTGGAGGCGCCCAGCAGGACGCGGTTGAGGTCGTCCCGCATGATCTCGATGTCGGGGCTGTCGAACCGGCCGCCGCTGAGCGTCTCCTCCTCGCTGCGCATCAGCTCGTTGCCGTCCGCGTCCACCATGGACATGCCGCGCATGCTCGTGCGCAGCTCGCGGATCCGCTCCAGCAGCCCCATCCGCTCGACCACGGTCAGCGCCGCGCCCCTGATGTCGACCGCCTGGCCGCCCTTGCGCGGCGCCGGCGCCCGCTCGACCACCGTCACGTCGAACCCGTGCCGCCCCAGCCAGTACGCCAGGACGGGGCCGCCGATGCTGGCACCGGAGACGAGAACCTTCTTCATCACTTGCTCCCTGTGTGTTGACGTCGTACGCAGAAATGAATGTACGTAGTACATACAGCAGGTGGCAAGGGTATAGTGTGAAGATCTGTACTAGTACAGGAGGATGCATGGACACCCCGCCCCACGCCCGCATCGTGGCCGACATCAAGCAACGCGTCACCGACGGCCGGCTGCGCCCGGGCGAGCGCGTGCCCTCCACCAGGCAGCTCGCCAGAGACTGGAACGTCGCCCTGGCCACCGCCGCCAAGGCGCTGACGCTGCTGGCCCGCGAGGGCGTCGTGGTGGCCGAGCCGCGCGTGGGCACCGTGGTGGCCGAACGCCCCGGCAGCCCGGCCAGACCGCGCCCGGGCGCGACGGCGGAGCACGAGCTGACGAGGCGGCGCATCGTACGGGCGGCCATGGAGATCGCCGACGCGGACGGGCTGTCAGAGCTGACGATGCGCGCCGTCGCGGGGCGGCTCGGCGTGGCCACCATGTCCCTCTACCGGCACGTGGGCGGCAAGGACGACCTGGTCATGCTGATGGTGGACGCGGCGTTCGCCGAGTTCCCGCTGCCCGCGCGGCACCCCGACGGCTGGCGGGGGCGGCTGGAGACCTCGGCGCGGGTGCAGTGGGCCGCCTACCGGGCGCACCCGTGGATGGCCGGGGCCACGCCGCTGACCCGCCCGGTGCCCTCCCAGGCCCTGCTGCTGCACTCGGAGTTCGTCATGGAGATGCTGCAGGAGACCGGGCTCGACGCCACGACCAGGATGTACGTGATGATCCTGATCTACAGCTTCGTGCAGGGCATCGCCGCCCACATCGAGCTGGAGCAGCGCGCCAGGGCGAGCACCGGGATCACGGACGAGGAGTGGATGAGCGGGCAGGAGGAGTTTCTGCGCGACCTCACGGCAGCCAACCCGGCCTTCGGGCGGCTGCTCGACGAGCTGGGCGACTTCGACCTCGATCTCGACCGGCTCTTCACGTTCGGCCTGGAGTCGCTGCTCGACGGGCTGACGAGGCTGGTCGAGCCCCGCTAGTCGGAGATCTGGATGCGCAGGCGGCGGAAGCCGCGCCCCTTGCTCTCGATCTTGGCGACCTTGATCCGCCCGATCTGCTTGGTGGAGGCCACGTGCGTGCCGCCGTCGGCCTGGGTGTCGAGGCCGACGATGTCGACGACGCGCACGTCCTGGACGGTCTCCGGCACCAGGTTGGTGGCCGTGCGGATGATGTCGGGGATGGCGAACGCCTCGGAACGGGGCAGCACCTTCACGTCGATGCGCCGGTCGGCGACGATCTCGGCGTTGCAGGCGTCCTCGACGGCCTCCTTGAACCCTGCGGGCACCTCGGGCAGGTTGAAGTCCATGCGGGCGCTGAGCTCGTCCATGTTGCCACCGGTGACCAGGCAGCCGTAGTCGCGGAAGACCACCCCGCACAGCACGTGCAGGCCGGAGTGCGTCCGCATGAGGGCCGAGCGCCGCGCGTCGGCCACCGCGCCCCTGACCACGGTGCCGACCGGCGGGATCGGGTCGCCCTCGGCCGGGATCAGGTAGAGGTCGTCGCCCTTGCGCGCCCCGACGATGCGGGTCTCCACGCCCTGCCAGATGAGAACGCCGTGATCCGCCGGCTGGCCGCCTCCACCCGGATAGAATGCCGACCTGCTCAGCACGATCCCCTCAGGCGTGGCCTCCAGGACGACGGCCTCGAAGTCGCGCAGGCTCTGGTCCGCCAGTTCCAATCTCTGGGTGCGTCCGTGGGAATCGGTGCTCATGTCGGCAGCCTAGTGCCCTGAGGTGCTCATGCGTGATCTGGTGAGACGCGTCGTGGTGGTCGGCGCGGTGCTGGGGCTGCCCTCGTGCGCGTTCGCGACGAAGTCGCCGCCCGTCAAGGAGCAGGCGCCGGTGATGATGTTCGTGGGTGACAGCTTCACCGTCGGGTCGGGGCCGGTGCCGCCCTGGCAGACGTACGCCTCGCAGACCGCCCGCCTGCTGGGCTGGCAGCCGATCATCGCGGGCGCGGGCGGCACCGGGTTCTGCAACGAGGGGCGGGCGGGCCGCACGTTCCAGCGCTCGTTCGAGGTGGAGCTGGCCTGGCGCCCGGCCCCCGACCTGCTGGTCATCTCGGGCGGCCACAACGACCGCCGCTGGAGCGCGGAGCGGGTGCGCGGGGCCGCGGCGAGCCTGCTGGCCGAGGTGCGCGCGCACTGGCCGGCGACCAGGACGGTGGTGGTCGGCCCCATCTGGATGGGCGAGCCGCCGAAGAAGGCGTACGGGGTGCGCGACGCGGTGGCGCAGGCGGCCAGGGCGGGGAAGGTGACCTTCCTCGACCCGATGCGCAGGACCTGGCCCAAGGAGGCGATCCTGCCCGACGGCGTGCACCCCACGCTCGCCGGGCACGAGGGCCTGGCCGCCTGGCTGGCGGCCGAGCTGGCCTGATCTACCAGGGGCCGTACGGGCCGTTGTTGCCGCCCCGGCCGCCCATGCCCTTGACCGCGGGCTTGACGTCGACGATGTAGATCGTGGCCGCGATGACGGCCGCGATGGAGAACAGCCCGAGGCCGATGCCGATGAACTGGGCGCCGCCGACCACCATGAAGGCCTGGAAGTAGCTCAACGCCCCGGCGGCGGAGAACAACGTGGCCAGGCCGAGGATCAGCAGCCACAGGTTCTTCTGCAGCTTGCCCGCCGAGACGAACGCGTTGGCCGGCACCCGGAGCGCGTGCACGAGCGCGTAGATCGACATGCCGAGAATGGCCACGGCGAGCACCAGGAAGAGGAGGTTGAAGACCCCGTTGATCATGTCCATGTAGTCGTCTCCGCCCAACGCCGTGATGCAAACGGCTTCAGCCTAATAGGCGCCCCCGGCCTAGGGGCACCCCGTACGAAAAGGCCCGTCTCCCTCTTCGGGAGACGGGCCCGGGGTTGGGTCAGGCCTGCGCCTTGGCCGAACGGGTCTTCTTGACCGGCTGGACGGGCTCGGCGACGGCCGGCTCGGCGGCCTCGGAGACCTCTTCGAGCTCCAGGGCGGCGGTGCCGGTGGCCTTGCTGACCACCTTGCGGCCGCGCGTGGCGAAGTCCTCGTAGACCTCGGTGGCCCTGAGGGTGAGGTGGTCGGCGTACTCGCGGGCCTTCTCGGGCAGGTCGCGGGCGAAGCCCTCGGCCTTGTCGGCGTACTCGCGGGCCTTGACCGGCAGGTCCTTGGTCAGCTCGGAGCGGCGCGACTGCAGCCTGGTCAGCTGCTCGGGCAGCTCGCGCAGCTTCTCGACGGCGAAGTCGCCGACGCCGGCGACCGCGTAGAACGGCTTGGACTCGGTGAGCTTCTTGACCTCGGTGGCGAGCGTCATGGGTTAACCTTCCTTGGTTTCCTGGGTGACGTTGCCGTTGCGTGAGGTCGCCGCGAAGGGCTCAAGAGCGGCGAGAAACTCCTCGGGCAGCGGCTCGTCGTCCGAATCGGAGTCACTCCGGGGGCGGGCATTCTGGGAGGTCTGCTCGTCCTCGGCGTGCTTCTCCTTGCGAAACGACTCGTAGATGTCGATCAGCACCTGGCGTTGCCGTTCGCTGAGCAGCGGGTCGGCCCTGATGGCGGTGATCACGTCGCTGGGCGGCTCGCGGTCCTCGATGAGGCCCGCCTGCACGTAGAGCGCCTGCGAGGAGATGCGCAGACCTTTGGCGATCTGGTTGAGGATCTCCGCGCTCGGCTTGCGCAGGCCGCGCTCGATCTGGCTCAGGTAGGGGTTGGAGACCCCGGCCGCCGCGGCGAGCTGGCGCAGCGAGATCTTCGCCTGCTGCCGCTGCTCGCGGATGTATTCACCGATCGAGCCGACTTTGGGTAGTGCCATGCCTGTAGTCTGCCCCGCGGTGCTTGCAATTGCAAACGGAACGGTTAACAGCTGCAAGCATCAGAGCTGGATAACCCACAGGAAGGGTGCGGCGGTGACCAAGGTCACAGAAAGTGCGACGAACCCGTAGCGCACCGAAGCGGCCAGCTCGGGAGCCGGCTTGATCAGGCGGTCGACCCTGGCCATGACGTTGTGGACGTGCACCCCCAGCATGCCGTGCGGCGTCGGCATGGCACCCGCCGTGCCGAACCTGAGCAGCGCCGTCGCCAGCCGCCGCGGCGAGCAGTAGCGGCGGGCCCGGTCGTCGGCCGCCATCTCGACCAGCAGCTCGACCTGCGCCTGGGCGTCGGCCACCACCTTCGACCAGGGCAGCGCCCTGCGCAGCGCGGCGAACGGCAGCAGCACCAGGTCGTGGCGCTCGCGGACGTGCGCGGCCTCGTGCGCCAGCACGGCGGCCAGCTCGTCCTCCGACAGCAGCTTGAGCGCGCCCTCGCTGACCACGACCTGCGAGCGCAGCCCCGGCACGCAGTAGGCGGCGGCGCTGGGGTGGGCCAGCACCCGCACGCCGGGCACGCCCGGGTCGTCGTGGGAGATCAGCGCCAGCAGCATGCGGTGCCTGCGCCGGGCCCGCAACGCCTGCACGCCCGCGGTGAGCAGCACCGCGACCAGCACGGCCAGCGCGGTGAGCCCCGCGATCAGGGCCAGCACGTGCAGCGCGTCCCACGCCTGCGGCGGCGTCCGGCCCTGCGCGAACGCGAACAGGCCGGGCAGGACCCCCACGTCGTACGGCTGCACGGCGAAGGCGAGCATCGCGCCCGTGGTGGCCAGGCCCCAGCACACGCCGAGGGACTGCCAGAGAATGATGGCCAGCCGGGGAGCGCGCGAGGTCCACCGGGCCGTGGTGAAACGCCAGGAGCCAACCGCGCACGCCGTGGCGAGCGCTGCCAGCGCCGCTGCCGTGATCACTCTTCCTCCAGCTCCGTAAGGGCTCTGCGCAGAATCTCCGCCTCCGTGCCCGACACGGCCTGGGCGAAGCGGGTCAGGGCGGCCGAGCGGTCGCCCGTCAGGTCCAACGCCTCCAGCATAAGCTCAGCGATGTAGGCGTCGCGGCTTTCCGCCGGTTGATAGCGCCAGGCGCGCCCGTCGCGGGTGCGCTCCAGGAAGCCCTTGCGGGTGAGGCGGTCGAGAACGGTCATGACCGTGGTGGGGGCCAGGTCGCGGTCGGCGATCAACCTGCCGACCTCGCGGGCGGTGAGCGCGTTGCTCTCCGCCCAGAGGATGTCCATGATGCTTCGTTCGAGCTCGCCAAGACCCTTCACGTCCTTCAGGGTAGCTCTACAGAGCGTCGAGCTGGCAAACGGGTCCAGGGGATCGCATGGTGTCACCGGGAGGTTGCTGTCCGATTTAGTGAGAATTATCGGGCTTAAGATTTTTTGCGGGATTTTGGGGGGCGGGTAAAGGGGTGCTGCGGTGGCGCTGTATAAAGGCGGCGTTTTCGGGCGTTTCTTGAGTGCTTCTTGAGGCTGGGTCTAGACCGTCGCGGTTGTCCCTCTATGCCGCTGTTGTGAGCATGTTCATCATGGGGATCAACGCGCTGACGCGGGCTCTTGTGCTGTCGGCGGGAATTACCGGAATTCATATAGCTATACCTGTTGTCGCCGTTGATGCGGCGTTGAGACCGGTTGGCTCGGTGTCTTCGGGGCGGACGTCCAGGGGTTACCTTGATGCGCCGTCTCGTCGTGATCCGGGGCGTGCTGTGCCGAAGGGCGGGTTGAGCGGGACCGTCCGCTTGTTGACGCCGCATGATGATCCGGCGCGCTCGTCCGGTACGGCTGCGTCCGGTACGGCGGCTGCGTCCGGTACGGCGGCGGCCACGGTCGGGCAGCCCGCGGAGGGCGGTGCAGCGGCACATCCGCATCCGCATCCGCCGCATCCCGGCAAGCCGGGGCCGAGAGGTGCGCGCGGGCCGGCAGGCCCTCCGGGCAAGGTGGGTCCGCCTGGGAAAACAGGCCCGCCGGGAAAGACCGGTGCGCCCGGGAAGGCCGGGCCGCCTGGAAAGGTCGGCCCGCCCGGCAAGATGGGCCCGCCTGGGAAGGTCGGTCCGCCCGGCAAGGTGGGCCCGCCCGGCAAGGTGGGCCCGCCCGGCAAGGTGGGCCCGCCCGGCAAGATGGGCCCGCCCGGCAAGGTGGGCCCGCCCGGACGGCCGGGTGCGCCCGGCAGAACGGGTCCCCCCGGGCCGAGGGGAGTCACCGGCCCTGCCGGTCAGGCGGGGCCGCCGGGACGGCCTGGCACCCATGGACGTGACGGCGACCGCGGCCCTCAAGGCGCGCCCGGCGCGAAAGGGGACACAGGCGCGCAGGGAGACCCCGGCGTGAAGGGCGATCCGGGGCCGCCCGGCACGCCCGGAGCCAGAGGCGAGCAGGGGCCGGCGGGCCGCAGGGGCGATCCCGGTCCGGTCGGCGCCACGGGGCCGAAAGGCGACCCCGGCCCGCAGGGAGCCACGGGCCTGAAGGGAGACACGGGCGCGACCGGCGCGACCGGCCCGAAGGGCGATCCTGGCGCGAAGGGTGATCCTGGCCCGCGTGGAGCGACGGGCCTGAAGGGGGACACGGGCGCGA
The nucleotide sequence above comes from Nonomuraea gerenzanensis. Encoded proteins:
- a CDS encoding FAD-dependent monooxygenase — translated: MKKVLVSGASIGGPVLAYWLGRHGFDVTVVERAPAPRKGGQAVDIRGAALTVVERMGLLERIRELRTSMRGMSMVDADGNELMRSEEETLSGGRFDSPDIEIMRDDLNRVLLGASTARYLYGDSIATLGEDGEVTFDSGRHDRYDHVIGADGLHSNVRRLAFGPEQQFLHHLGTYVSIYTAENFLGLDHWQTWFNAGEAGGALFSDRDPAEMRVNLGFRSGVLDYDYRDVEQQKRLIQEHCAGVWEADRLLEAMWKADDFYFDSMAQVKMERWTKGRVALVGDAGYCASPLSGQGTSLALVGAYVLAEELGAGGADAHDRYEARMRPFVAANQALAHENPGQGAAPESVQRAANSITLA
- a CDS encoding TetR/AcrR family transcriptional regulator C-terminal domain-containing protein — protein: MDTPPHARIVADIKQRVTDGRLRPGERVPSTRQLARDWNVALATAAKALTLLAREGVVVAEPRVGTVVAERPGSPARPRPGATAEHELTRRRIVRAAMEIADADGLSELTMRAVAGRLGVATMSLYRHVGGKDDLVMLMVDAAFAEFPLPARHPDGWRGRLETSARVQWAAYRAHPWMAGATPLTRPVPSQALLLHSEFVMEMLQETGLDATTRMYVMILIYSFVQGIAAHIELEQRARASTGITDEEWMSGQEEFLRDLTAANPAFGRLLDELGDFDLDLDRLFTFGLESLLDGLTRLVEPR
- a CDS encoding alanyl-tRNA editing protein, which gives rise to MSTDSHGRTQRLELADQSLRDFEAVVLEATPEGIVLSRSAFYPGGGGQPADHGVLIWQGVETRIVGARKGDDLYLIPAEGDPIPPVGTVVRGAVADARRSALMRTHSGLHVLCGVVFRDYGCLVTGGNMDELSARMDFNLPEVPAGFKEAVEDACNAEIVADRRIDVKVLPRSEAFAIPDIIRTATNLVPETVQDVRVVDIVGLDTQADGGTHVASTKQIGRIKVAKIESKGRGFRRLRIQISD
- a CDS encoding SGNH/GDSL hydrolase family protein, with product MRDLVRRVVVVGAVLGLPSCAFATKSPPVKEQAPVMMFVGDSFTVGSGPVPPWQTYASQTARLLGWQPIIAGAGGTGFCNEGRAGRTFQRSFEVELAWRPAPDLLVISGGHNDRRWSAERVRGAAASLLAEVRAHWPATRTVVVGPIWMGEPPKKAYGVRDAVAQAARAGKVTFLDPMRRTWPKEAILPDGVHPTLAGHEGLAAWLAAELA
- a CDS encoding DUF2516 family protein, encoding MDMINGVFNLLFLVLAVAILGMSIYALVHALRVPANAFVSAGKLQKNLWLLILGLATLFSAAGALSYFQAFMVVGGAQFIGIGLGLFSIAAVIAATIYIVDVKPAVKGMGGRGGNNGPYGPW
- a CDS encoding helix-turn-helix domain-containing protein yields the protein MALPKVGSIGEYIREQRQQAKISLRQLAAAAGVSNPYLSQIERGLRKPSAEILNQIAKGLRISSQALYVQAGLIEDREPPSDVITAIRADPLLSERQRQVLIDIYESFRKEKHAEDEQTSQNARPRSDSDSDDEPLPEEFLAALEPFAATSRNGNVTQETKEG
- a CDS encoding M56 family metallopeptidase, with amino-acid sequence MITAAALAALATACAVGSWRFTTARWTSRAPRLAIILWQSLGVCWGLATTGAMLAFAVQPYDVGVLPGLFAFAQGRTPPQAWDALHVLALIAGLTALAVLVAVLLTAGVQALRARRRHRMLLALISHDDPGVPGVRVLAHPSAAAYCVPGLRSQVVVSEGALKLLSEDELAAVLAHEAAHVRERHDLVLLPFAALRRALPWSKVVADAQAQVELLVEMAADDRARRYCSPRRLATALLRFGTAGAMPTPHGMLGVHVHNVMARVDRLIKPAPELAASVRYGFVALSVTLVTAAPFLWVIQL
- a CDS encoding BlaI/MecI/CopY family transcriptional regulator encodes the protein MKGLGELERSIMDILWAESNALTAREVGRLIADRDLAPTTVMTVLDRLTRKGFLERTRDGRAWRYQPAESRDAYIAELMLEALDLTGDRSAALTRFAQAVSGTEAEILRRALTELEEE